TCTCCCGATCTTTGTGCAGGAAATGGTTCTGGCGGTATGGTTGATCGTTAAAGGATTCAATTCACCAGCAATCGAAGCCGAACCAAAAAACAACTGAAATGGAAGATGTGTAATATGAATACAAAAAAAATAACCACCGAATTGGAAGACATGAAAATAGGTGTAAAGATGAAGCTTTCAGCGCTATGGGCAGCCGTAATGTTCTGTTTTATATATGGGGATATTTTTTCACATTATAAGCCCGGAGTAATTGCAGATATGATGGCGGGGAAAATAGGGCCTTTTCCCGTGTCACAGGAATCGTTGTTGGGACTCTCATTATTCATGGCAGTTCCGGGCGTTATGGTTTTCCTGTCCCTGGCATTGAAGCCTAAAGTGAATCGTTGGACAAATATTGTCCTGGGTGTAATCTATATAATTACTAATTCCTTGTCAGCATTTACAGACTCTTGGGCTTTCTTCATAGTTTTGGGTGTTATAGAAGGAGCGCTTCTTGCACTGATTGTCTGGTATGCCTGGAAATGGCCTGAACAAGAAAGTGTCGTCAATACTAAAATTTAATAATTTATGATAAATTAAAATGACAACCAAAATGAGTTCAGAAAGAAAAACAGCGATAATCGTGGGAGTGTTATATATCATTGGAACGATTGCTGGTATACTAAGTAAAATCGTCTCGTGGGGGTTTCTGGACACTCCGGATTACCTCAACACAATAGCCTCAAATGCAAGTCGAGCCCAGTTAACAGCTTTTCTTATTTTGGTCATGGGATTTTCACTCGCCATGATGCCGGCGGTGATGTTTCCGATCCTCAGGAGAAAGAACGAGGCTTTAGCTGTCGGGTATGTCATCTTCAGAGGGGGGCTGGAGACATTCACATATATTGCATCGGCGATTTGCTGGCTTTCCCTGGTCGTAGTGGCCCGACAATATGTAGACTCCGGGGCTGTAACCGCGACCCAGTTTGCCAGTCATGGGATTCTGTTGGTCAAAACAATTGGTATATTCGACGGGATCCTGAGCATCGTCTTTAGCCTCGGCCTCCTGATGTTCTACTCGGCGCTGTACCAAGCGAGACTCATTCCGCGATGGATATCCGGTTGGGGTCTTATTGGAGTCATATTGTATTTTGCGTCTGGCCTATTGATGATGCCCGGACTTATCACGTCGACGACCAATGACGTTTTACAGCTCCCCATATTTTTGCAGGAAATGTTTTTGGCAGTATGGCTGATCGTGAAAGGGTTCGATCCATCGGCAATCGCTTCTCTGTCTGCAAAAACCGATACAAACGAGGTAAAATAACAAAATCAAAGTAAATTGGAGGAATAATCATGAAAGCAATTGTACACACAAAATACGGGCCACCGGATGAACTACAGCTCAAAGAGGTGGAAAAACCTATCCCTGAGGACAATGAAGTACTGATAAAAATACACGCAACAACAGTAACAACTACGGATTGCAACGTCCGCAACTTCACATTTGTACCTGAATCGTTCAGATTCCCGGCACGGATGAATTTTGGTTTAAGGAAACCAAAAATAAATATACTGGGGATTGATTTAGCAGGAGAAATTGAAGCGGTTGGCAAAAAGGTAAAACTATTTAAAGAAGGCGACCGGGTTTTTGGATCATCCGGTACTAAATTTGGCGGCCATGCAGAGTACATATGTATATCTGAAGATGGGGTGCTGGCAATAAAACCGGCTAATATGACATATGAGGAAGCTGCAGCCATTCCTTTAGCAGGGAATACTGCACTGTTTTTTATAAGAGATCTGGGAAAAGTCCAGGCCGGACAAAAAATACTTATCCATGGCGCTTCCGGAGCTATCGGTACTTATGCAGTTCAACTTGCCAGGTATTATGGAGCAGAAGTTACCGGGGTCTGCAGTGCCACGAATGCAGAAATGGTAAAATCTTTAGGCGCGGATAAGGTAATTGATTATACTAAAGAGGATTTTACCAGAAGTGGTGAGACTTATGATGTTATTTTTGATGTGGTAGGCAAGATTACGTTCTCACAATGTAAAAGCTC
This is a stretch of genomic DNA from Candidatus Methanoperedens sp.. It encodes these proteins:
- a CDS encoding NAD(P)-dependent alcohol dehydrogenase, which encodes MKAIVHTKYGPPDELQLKEVEKPIPEDNEVLIKIHATTVTTTDCNVRNFTFVPESFRFPARMNFGLRKPKINILGIDLAGEIEAVGKKVKLFKEGDRVFGSSGTKFGGHAEYICISEDGVLAIKPANMTYEEAAAIPLAGNTALFFIRDLGKVQAGQKILIHGASGAIGTYAVQLARYYGAEVTGVCSATNAEMVKSLGADKVIDYTKEDFTRSGETYDVIFDVVGKITFSQCKSSLKQKGIYLENLLQLQDIPKIIWTSITGGKKIKGGISIESVENLNFFLELIKSGKLKPVIDRSYPLEQTAEAFKYVEKGHKKGTVVITVGHND
- a CDS encoding DUF4386 domain-containing protein, translated to MSSERKTAIIVGVLYIIGTIAGILSKIVSWGFLDTPDYLNTIASNASRAQLTAFLILVMGFSLAMMPAVMFPILRRKNEALAVGYVIFRGGLETFTYIASAICWLSLVVVARQYVDSGAVTATQFASHGILLVKTIGIFDGILSIVFSLGLLMFYSALYQARLIPRWISGWGLIGVILYFASGLLMMPGLITSTTNDVLQLPIFLQEMFLAVWLIVKGFDPSAIASLSAKTDTNEVK